A region from the Acyrthosiphon pisum isolate AL4f chromosome A1, pea_aphid_22Mar2018_4r6ur, whole genome shotgun sequence genome encodes:
- the LOC100573846 gene encoding venom serine protease, whose translation MMHRGTTVSGDKSSSSSLLLRLSRTIGAWLLVWCCCTVTTCVADSGDFDDYRFDGGLCEFYQLIEPGNRSYYLYSPGYPDPYLADDQDRECRWFAKTPSPADRLVLDCHEFDLPESSFCESDALIVSRVGDTNFTDGVRHCGPRSFTAVSRTNKMYIKFVAKRQSRSGRFMCSVGAKRVDFWIPETVTNPQFCECGEQDQGVLANPKTAGVNEYPLIASLIDGQTANLFCGATIISRHHALTSARCLTNVNPFQIALLVGDHDMTSIGSDGDPSLLVVVTEIYIHPLFDQSSVTHDLAIVETHEVIPFSSKVGPACLPFKHVNNDFVGDTIRVLGWGTVNFDDHPVSGTLQKSHLKVVPTSQCFEKYKNETDRNQLCAHFTKVNSHCQVDSGGPLLWSDPSTGRLNVIGVVSNRFVCDESTPSVHTRLTTVKNMNWIKVILTGQYYCS comes from the exons ATGATGCACCGCGGGACGACGGTCAGTGGCGACAAATCGTCGTCATCTTCGTTGCTGTTGCGGCTGTCACGTACGATCGGCGCGTGGCTGTTGGTGTGGTGCTGCTGCACCGTCACGACTTGTGTCGCGGACTCTGGAGACTTCGACGACTATCGTTTCGACGGCGGCCTCTGCGAGTTCTACCAGCTCATCGAGCCCGGCAACAGGTCGTACTACTTGTATTCGCCCGGTTACCCGGACCCGTACCTGGCCGACGACCAGGACCGGGAATGCCGGTGGTTCGCCAAGACGCCTTCGCCCGCCGACCGGTTGGTGTTGGACTGCCACGAGTTTGATTTGCCCGAG AGTTCTTTTTGTGAATCGGACGCATTGATCGTGTCTCGAGTCGGCGACACAAACTTCACAGACGGCGTTAGGCACTGTGGACCCAGGTCGTTCACGGCTGTCAGCCGTACCAACAAGATGTACATTAAGTTTGTCGCGAAACGTCAGAGCAGAAGTGGACGGTTCATGTGCTCGGTGGGAGCGAAACGCGTGGATTTTTGGATCCCGGAGACCGTGACCAACCCACAGTTCTGCGAGTGTGGAGAACAAGACCAG GGAGTACTCGCCAACCCGAAAACAGCTGGCGTGAACGAGTACCCTTTGATAGCATCGCTGATCGACGGGCAGACGGCCAACCTGTTTTGCGGCGCGACGATCATCAGCAGGCACCATGCGCTGACTTCAGCCCGCTGTCTGACAAACGTCAATCCTTTTCAAATTGCCCTGTTGGTCGGCGACCACGATATGACCTCTATAG GTAGCGATGGTGATCCGTCATTATTGGTCGTGGTCACCGAAATTTATATACACCCGTTGTTCGATCAGTCATCCGTCACACACGACTTGGCCATCGTTGAAACTCACGAAGTAATTCCGTTTTCGTCTAAGGTAGGACCGGCTTGTTTGCCATTCAAGCACGTTAACAACGATTTCGTCGGCGACACCATCAGAGTCCTGG GCTGGGGGACCGTAAACTTTGACGATCATCCCGTGTCAGGCACACTCCAGAAATCGCATCTCAAGGTTGTGCCGACGTCGCAATGTTtcgaaaagtataaaaatgagaCCGACCGCAATCAGTTGTGCGCACACTTCACCAAAGTCAATTCTCACTGTCAAGTGGACTCGGGCGGCCCACTCCTGTGGTCCGACCCTTCTACCGGGAGATTGAACGTTATTGGTGTAGTTAGCAACAGGTTTGTCTGTGATGAATCGACGCCATCCGTGCACACCAGACTGACGACAGTAAAAAACATGAATTGGATTAAAGTGATACTAACAG gaCAATATTACTGCAGTTGA